In the Sulfitobacter pacificus genome, one interval contains:
- a CDS encoding NADPH:quinone reductase, protein MRAIIYTKLGPAKDVLQSGTLDDTPPQDGEVRVALAFSGVNPSDVKSRNGRPGMTTPAFAQIIPHSDGSGVIEAVGPGVDPARIGQRVWIWNGQWQRPHGTAASHITLPAAMAVPLPEDVSLETGAILGIPGLTAALAVFGGSDIKGQTILIQGGAGTVGLLAVQLAKWGGARVITTCSPRDNARVKTAGADVILDYNAPDLAAQILAANEGALIPTVVEVEFGLNIALDADVIAPNGRLAAYGSAKNMEPTLPFLPLLFKAVTIDILLIYLLPLPEREIMIGKLHAALSAGALNCPVEQIYPLEETIAAHQAVEAGGRSGAILVKCDV, encoded by the coding sequence ATGCGCGCCATCATCTATACCAAACTCGGCCCCGCCAAAGATGTACTGCAGTCGGGCACCCTGGACGACACGCCGCCGCAAGACGGTGAAGTCCGGGTTGCCCTCGCCTTTTCCGGGGTGAACCCTTCGGATGTGAAATCCCGCAATGGCCGTCCCGGCATGACAACGCCCGCCTTTGCACAGATCATCCCCCACAGTGACGGGTCCGGTGTGATCGAGGCGGTTGGCCCCGGTGTCGATCCCGCCCGCATCGGCCAGCGGGTCTGGATCTGGAACGGGCAATGGCAACGCCCTCACGGCACTGCCGCCAGCCATATCACCCTGCCCGCCGCCATGGCGGTGCCCCTGCCCGAGGATGTCAGCCTTGAAACCGGCGCAATCCTTGGCATTCCCGGCTTGACCGCTGCGCTGGCGGTTTTCGGCGGCAGCGACATCAAAGGGCAGACCATCCTAATTCAAGGCGGGGCCGGCACGGTTGGCCTGCTGGCTGTACAACTGGCCAAATGGGGTGGCGCACGGGTGATCACCACCTGCAGCCCCCGTGACAACGCCCGTGTGAAGACGGCCGGTGCTGATGTCATCCTTGATTACAACGCGCCTGATCTCGCCGCACAAATCCTTGCTGCCAATGAGGGTGCGCTGATCCCGACAGTGGTTGAGGTGGAATTCGGCCTGAACATCGCGCTGGACGCCGACGTCATCGCCCCCAATGGCCGCCTTGCCGCCTATGGCTCTGCCAAAAACATGGAACCGACGCTGCCTTTCCTGCCCCTGCTGTTCAAGGCAGTGACCATCGACATTCTGCTGATCTATCTGCTGCCCCTGCCCGAACGGGAAATCATGATCGGCAAGCTGCATGCCGCATTGTCCGCAGGTGCGCTAAACTGCCCGGTTGAGCAGATTTATCCGCTGGAAGAGACCATTGCGGCGCATCAGGCGGTCGAGGCCGGCGGGCGCAGCGGTGCGATTCTAGTTAAATGTGATGTCTGA
- a CDS encoding 2-hydroxyacid dehydrogenase, giving the protein MSKKRLSVVVTRRLPDAVETRLSELFDVTLREEDVAMTRAELTQALKTADVLVPTVTDDIDAAMIAQAGEQLKLIANYGAGVDHIDVATARQRGILVSNTPGVLTEDTADMTMALILGVTRRMSEGMAMMQKGEWSGWAPTALLGGRVSGRRLGILGMGRIGQAVAKRAAAFGMQVHYHNRRRLHESIENSLEATYWESLDQMVARMDVISVNCPHTPSTFHLMNARRLKLMKPEAVIVNTSRGEVIDENALTRMLRAGEIKGAGLDVYEHGTAVNPRLRELENVVLLPHMGSATLEGRLEMGEKVIINIKTFDDGHRPPDQVVPSML; this is encoded by the coding sequence ATGTCAAAGAAACGTTTGAGTGTTGTAGTCACGCGACGGTTGCCGGATGCGGTAGAGACCCGTCTGTCAGAGTTGTTTGACGTAACATTGCGCGAGGAGGATGTGGCAATGACCCGCGCCGAGCTGACGCAGGCCTTAAAGACCGCGGATGTCCTGGTGCCTACGGTTACTGATGATATTGACGCCGCGATGATTGCGCAGGCCGGTGAGCAGTTGAAGCTGATTGCGAATTACGGCGCAGGGGTGGATCATATTGACGTCGCCACGGCCCGCCAGCGTGGTATTCTGGTCAGCAACACCCCCGGTGTGTTGACCGAAGACACGGCTGACATGACCATGGCACTGATTCTGGGGGTGACGCGGCGCATGTCTGAAGGCATGGCGATGATGCAAAAGGGTGAATGGTCCGGTTGGGCCCCGACAGCATTGCTGGGCGGACGGGTCAGCGGGCGGCGTCTGGGCATCTTAGGCATGGGCCGGATCGGTCAGGCAGTAGCGAAACGCGCGGCGGCCTTTGGCATGCAGGTGCATTATCACAACCGGCGCAGGCTGCATGAAAGCATCGAGAACAGTCTGGAGGCGACCTATTGGGAGAGCCTTGACCAGATGGTGGCGCGGATGGATGTGATCAGTGTGAACTGCCCTCATACGCCAAGCACGTTCCATTTGATGAATGCGCGGCGGTTGAAGCTGATGAAGCCGGAGGCGGTGATTGTGAACACCTCGCGCGGAGAGGTGATTGACGAGAATGCGCTGACCCGGATGCTGCGCGCCGGTGAGATCAAGGGTGCGGGGCTGGATGTCTACGAGCATGGCACAGCGGTTAATCCGCGCCTGCGTGAATTGGAAAATGTGGTGTTGTTGCCGCATATGGGCTCGGCCACCCTGGAAGGGCGGCTTGAGATGGGGGAGAAGGTGATCATCAACATCAAGACTTTTGATGATGGTCACCGGCCACCGGATCAGGTGGTGCCGTCGATGTTGTGA
- a CDS encoding FAD-binding oxidoreductase: MADGDAQMRNDDGIAAALGILKQQFGERFQTGEAMREQHGHTTTWIENQMPDGVVFAQSTAEVSQIVKICAAHHVPIIAFGTGTSLEGHVNAPLGGVSVDVSQMDKVLEVNTGDLDCRVQPGVTREALNTHLRDQGLFFPIDPGANASIGGMTATRASGTNAVRYGTMKDNVINVEAVMADGSIIRTARRAKKTSAGYDLTRLMVGSEGTLGIITEITLRLQGIPEAMSAARCSFPSVEAAAKTVMAVIQYGVPVARIELLDRVMVEAVNSYSKLDLPVSPMLLLEFHGSDAGVAEQAETFGMLAEEEGGTGYAATKTLEERNKLWQARHDAYWAMLAIRPGCDAVASDVCVPISRLAEALTQAEAKAAEMGLVAPTVSHAGDGNFHATVLVDMGDAAEVAKAKEFISWLNDMAIGMEGTCTGEHGIGQGKRPYLLRELGAETLAVMGMIKKALDPDNIMNPGKILPE, translated from the coding sequence ATGGCGGATGGAGACGCACAGATGCGCAATGACGACGGGATCGCCGCAGCTTTGGGCATCTTGAAACAGCAGTTTGGCGAGCGGTTCCAGACCGGTGAAGCGATGCGTGAACAGCATGGGCATACCACTACATGGATTGAGAACCAGATGCCGGACGGTGTGGTTTTTGCACAATCTACCGCCGAAGTGTCGCAGATCGTAAAGATCTGCGCCGCCCATCATGTGCCGATCATTGCCTTTGGCACGGGCACCTCGCTGGAGGGGCATGTGAATGCGCCGCTTGGCGGGGTTTCCGTTGATGTCAGCCAGATGGACAAGGTCTTGGAGGTCAACACCGGTGATCTGGATTGCCGTGTGCAACCCGGCGTTACCCGTGAGGCGCTGAACACCCATCTGCGCGATCAGGGATTGTTCTTTCCGATTGATCCGGGGGCCAATGCCTCTATCGGTGGAATGACGGCGACGCGGGCGTCGGGCACCAACGCGGTGCGCTATGGCACGATGAAGGACAATGTGATCAACGTTGAGGCCGTGATGGCCGATGGGTCGATCATCCGCACCGCGCGGCGGGCGAAAAAGACTTCTGCCGGCTATGATCTGACGCGGCTGATGGTCGGCTCCGAAGGGACGCTGGGTATCATCACGGAAATCACACTGCGTTTACAGGGCATTCCCGAGGCGATGTCAGCGGCGCGCTGTTCCTTCCCCAGTGTTGAAGCGGCGGCAAAAACCGTGATGGCGGTGATCCAATACGGGGTGCCTGTGGCGCGGATTGAGTTGCTGGACCGCGTGATGGTGGAGGCGGTGAATAGCTATTCCAAGCTGGACCTGCCGGTGTCACCGATGCTGTTGCTGGAATTTCACGGATCGGATGCGGGGGTGGCCGAACAGGCGGAGACCTTTGGCATGTTGGCTGAGGAAGAAGGCGGGACCGGGTACGCTGCCACCAAGACACTGGAGGAGCGCAACAAGCTTTGGCAGGCGCGTCATGATGCCTATTGGGCGATGCTGGCGATCCGGCCCGGCTGTGATGCGGTGGCATCTGATGTTTGCGTGCCTATTTCGCGACTGGCAGAGGCCCTGACACAGGCAGAGGCAAAAGCCGCCGAAATGGGGTTGGTGGCACCCACGGTCAGCCATGCGGGCGATGGCAATTTTCATGCCACGGTGCTGGTGGATATGGGAGATGCCGCAGAGGTCGCAAAGGCCAAAGAGTTTATTTCATGGCTCAATGACATGGCCATCGGGATGGAGGGCACCTGTACCGGCGAACATGGCATCGGGCAGGGCAAGCGGCCCTATCTGCTGCGCGAATTGGGGGCGGAGACGCTGGCCGTGATGGGGATGATCAAGAAAGCTCTGGACCCGGATAACATCATGAATCCGGGTAAGATTTTACCTGAATAG
- a CDS encoding SH3 domain-containing protein, translating into MFRSMLTRAVLALLLTFPLVPSLASAGEVGAVTNLPLPRYVSMKAAEGNVRRGPSLSHRIDWVFKRRDMPLLITAEHGHWRRVEDRDGMGGWVHYSLLSGTRTVLVEQDMLQLHARPDPGAPVAAALELGVVARLGDCDLEWCELRSGGYKGWAPKSRVWGVGAREVRD; encoded by the coding sequence ATGTTCCGATCCATGCTGACGCGCGCCGTTCTGGCGCTGTTGCTGACGTTCCCGCTGGTCCCCTCCCTTGCATCCGCAGGCGAGGTTGGTGCCGTGACCAACCTGCCCTTGCCACGCTATGTTTCGATGAAGGCCGCGGAAGGCAATGTGCGCCGCGGCCCCTCCCTGTCCCACCGCATCGACTGGGTGTTCAAACGCCGCGACATGCCATTGTTGATCACCGCAGAGCATGGCCATTGGCGCCGTGTCGAGGATCGGGACGGCATGGGCGGTTGGGTGCATTACTCGCTGCTGTCGGGCACCCGTACCGTGTTGGTGGAACAGGATATGCTGCAGCTGCACGCGCGTCCTGATCCGGGCGCACCGGTTGCCGCCGCCCTTGAATTGGGTGTGGTGGCGCGATTGGGCGATTGCGATCTGGAGTGGTGCGAGCTGCGCTCAGGCGGCTATAAAGGCTGGGCTCCGAAATCACGGGTCTGGGGCGTTGGCGCGCGGGAAGTGCGCGACTAG
- the ggt gene encoding gamma-glutamyltransferase encodes MWKVLSVLSVVLASAAGAQQAADAVEPESGGAGAFEGLPEAVAAALAAKQAGVPVVATDWMVAAANPHAVKAGADVLAAGGTAADALVAVQVVLGLVEPQSSGLGGGAFLVWYDAATGEVTTLDGRETAPLAVTPRLFQDEAGEPLKFFDAVVGGRSVGTPGTPALLAEVHQRWGTQDWATLLQPGIDMAEDGFTVSPRLAKLVAGDAERLASSAVTSAYFMPEGVAIAAGDTLTNAAYAETLRRFAAEGAGAFYGGQIGRDIVATVQGAPGNPGVLAEVDLAIYQVKERPAVCAPYRAHEVCGMGPPSSGAVAVGQILGALEGHDLSAGPQDLTVRRLMGDAARLAFADRGRYLADSDYVPVPVTGLLDPAYLAERAKLLDSEMALEEVSAEEPAWDHALRWADDESLELPSTSHISIVDKAGNVASMTTTIENGFGSRLMVGGFLLNNELTDFSFRSHKDGVPIANRIEPGKRPRSSMAPTIVMQDGKPVMAVGSPGGSRIIGYVAQTIVAVIDWGMDVQQAVSVPHAVNRFGAYDLEEATASVALSDGLMEMGYKVGARGLTSGLHVIAIGDGLQGGADPRREGIAFGQ; translated from the coding sequence ATGTGGAAAGTTCTGAGTGTTTTATCGGTTGTTCTTGCGAGCGCGGCAGGGGCACAGCAGGCCGCTGATGCGGTGGAGCCTGAATCGGGCGGTGCAGGTGCGTTTGAAGGCTTGCCCGAAGCGGTTGCTGCGGCATTGGCCGCGAAACAGGCCGGTGTGCCGGTTGTGGCAACGGATTGGATGGTGGCCGCGGCCAATCCACATGCGGTAAAGGCCGGTGCGGATGTTCTGGCCGCGGGAGGCACGGCGGCGGATGCTTTGGTCGCGGTGCAGGTTGTCCTGGGGTTGGTAGAGCCGCAGTCCTCAGGGCTTGGCGGCGGGGCGTTTCTGGTTTGGTATGATGCGGCCACGGGGGAGGTGACAACGCTGGACGGGCGCGAAACCGCACCTTTGGCCGTCACGCCACGTCTGTTTCAGGACGAGGCAGGTGAGCCGTTGAAGTTTTTTGATGCGGTTGTGGGCGGGCGTTCGGTCGGGACACCAGGCACGCCGGCGCTATTGGCCGAGGTGCATCAGCGTTGGGGCACGCAGGATTGGGCCACGCTTTTGCAGCCGGGCATTGATATGGCCGAGGACGGATTTACCGTGTCACCCCGATTGGCCAAGCTGGTTGCCGGTGATGCGGAAAGACTGGCAAGCTCCGCTGTGACATCAGCCTATTTTATGCCAGAGGGTGTGGCGATTGCGGCGGGGGATACCTTGACGAATGCAGCCTATGCCGAGACCCTGCGCCGCTTTGCCGCTGAGGGGGCGGGGGCGTTTTACGGTGGGCAGATCGGGCGCGATATTGTGGCAACGGTACAGGGCGCACCGGGCAATCCGGGTGTTCTGGCCGAGGTGGATCTGGCGATTTATCAGGTCAAGGAACGGCCAGCAGTCTGTGCCCCCTATCGTGCTCATGAGGTCTGTGGCATGGGACCGCCGTCTTCTGGTGCGGTGGCCGTGGGACAGATTTTGGGTGCCTTGGAAGGCCATGACCTTAGCGCGGGACCGCAGGATCTGACCGTGCGCCGGTTGATGGGGGATGCGGCGCGCCTGGCCTTTGCGGATCGCGGGCGCTATCTGGCGGATAGTGATTATGTGCCGGTGCCGGTGACAGGGTTGCTGGACCCAGCTTATCTGGCAGAGCGTGCGAAGCTGCTGGACAGCGAGATGGCGCTGGAAGAGGTGAGTGCAGAGGAGCCGGCCTGGGATCATGCGCTGCGCTGGGCGGATGACGAGAGCCTCGAATTGCCCTCGACCTCGCATATTTCCATTGTCGATAAGGCTGGCAATGTGGCCAGCATGACCACGACCATCGAAAACGGTTTCGGCAGTCGCCTGATGGTCGGAGGCTTTCTGTTGAACAATGAGCTGACGGATTTCTCGTTCCGCTCGCATAAAGACGGCGTACCGATTGCCAACCGGATTGAACCGGGCAAACGGCCACGGTCCTCCATGGCACCGACCATTGTGATGCAGGACGGCAAGCCGGTGATGGCTGTAGGTTCGCCCGGCGGATCAAGGATCATCGGCTATGTGGCACAGACCATTGTCGCGGTGATCGACTGGGGCATGGATGTGCAACAGGCGGTCAGCGTGCCCCATGCGGTGAACCGGTTTGGCGCCTATGACCTAGAGGAAGCAACCGCATCGGTGGCGCTGAGCGACGGGTTGATGGAAATGGGATATAAGGTGGGCGCACGGGGTTTGACCAGTGGTCTGCATGTGATTGCGATTGGCGATGGTTTGCAGGGTGGGGCAGATCCGCGCCGCGAAGGGATCGCCTTCGGGCAATAA